One window from the genome of Gopherus evgoodei ecotype Sinaloan lineage chromosome 2, rGopEvg1_v1.p, whole genome shotgun sequence encodes:
- the LOC115646059 gene encoding wiskott-Aldrich syndrome protein homolog 1-like, giving the protein MGLPALASPHHWELPAVAHPPVQSRGKPAMLSPPSPHSAVKVAQDQMRGSPPPRHCCPSAPSAACPRSSYSETLDSEADSYRSSRSQSRRSVLGVSHQRYPQWQQQWQLPSQWPFWTPWAYHQSVGQEFGPRSRSASVSLTSVSPTQLPPPPAPSPGRGVPSSSSAPPNRAAATAFIRAPPAPHDTPSRSLATLVPAAVPHLDSEPAPQPQYHVPQDPKGPHAPEVGPLHVISSSSSADEAVSGMAAALALEDTRIVQQLLRRAAQSLAIQVEEIEVDADPVMDILAPSGPSRVALPLIKTIADTSHTL; this is encoded by the coding sequence ATGGGTCTCCCGGCACTGGCCTCCCCGCATCATTGGGAGTTGCCTGCTGTGGCCCATCCACCAGTGcaatctagaggcaagccagCCATGCTGTCGCCTCCCTCCCCGCATAGCGCTGTGAAGGTGGCACAAGACCAGATGAGAGGCTCTCCGCCACCTCGGCACTGCTGTCCTTCGGCACCGAGTGCTGCTTGCCCCAGGTCCTCCTACTCAGAGACCTTGGACTCAGAAGCAGACTCCTATCGCTCCAGCAGGTCGCAGAGCAGGAGATCGGTGTTGGGGGTGAGCCACCAACGTTACCcgcagtggcagcaacaatggcagcTGCCCTcgcagtggccattttggactccctgggcctacCATCAGTCGGTAGGCCAGGAGTTTGGCCCTCGGTCACGGTCGGCTTCGGTGTCCTTGACGTCGGTGTCCCCGACTCAGCTGCCTCCCCCACCGGCACCATCgccgggcaggggtgtgccatcgtcaagttcagcaccccctaaccGGGCAGCGGCAACGGCTTTCATTCGGGCTCCGCCGGCACCACATGATACGCCAAGTCGCTCACTGGCGACCCTGGTACCAGCCGCGGTGCCGCATTTAGACTCGGAACCAGCACCGCAACCTCAATACCATGTGCCGCAGGACCCCAAGGGGCCACATGCACCGGAGGTAGGGCCGCTCCATGTaatctcctcatcctcctccgcAGACGAGGCGGTCTCAGgcatggctgcagcactggccctagaGGACACTCGAATCGTCCAACAATTGCTTCGGCGAGCAGCTCAAAGCCTCGCAATCCAAGTGGAGGAGATTGAGGTGGACGCAGACCCTGTAATGGATATTCTGGccccctcagggccatccagggtggccctcccgctGATAAAGACTATAGCGGATACGTCCCACACCCTATAG